A genomic window from Promicromonospora sukumoe includes:
- a CDS encoding TetR family transcriptional regulator, whose amino-acid sequence MTTRDFQRARSPEAKRVREAAILDAARRLGSERGIREVTLTDIATAVDMHKSAMLRYFETREEIFLRLTAEGWQDWAPDLAARVRAVGQQGADAGTRADAVAAAFASTLAGRGMFCDLLAQTPLNLERNVSVEKVREFKLTTRDGLGQIVPAVRAALPGLTEQDGVDLVAAATSLAGTFHQIATPGAEVAELYRSDPLLSHALVEVEPRLARILAAMLRGMLGLRETPA is encoded by the coding sequence ATGACGACACGCGACTTCCAGCGAGCGCGCTCGCCCGAGGCCAAGCGCGTCCGGGAGGCGGCCATCCTCGACGCGGCCCGCCGGCTCGGCTCCGAGCGCGGCATCCGCGAGGTGACGCTGACCGACATCGCCACCGCCGTGGACATGCACAAGTCCGCGATGCTGCGGTACTTCGAGACGCGCGAGGAGATCTTCCTGCGGCTCACGGCGGAGGGCTGGCAGGACTGGGCGCCGGACCTCGCCGCGCGGGTGCGCGCCGTCGGGCAGCAAGGGGCCGACGCCGGTACCCGGGCCGACGCCGTCGCCGCGGCGTTCGCCTCGACCCTCGCCGGACGCGGGATGTTCTGCGACCTGCTCGCGCAGACGCCGCTGAACCTGGAGCGGAACGTGTCGGTCGAGAAGGTCCGGGAGTTCAAGCTCACGACCCGCGACGGGCTGGGGCAGATCGTCCCGGCGGTCCGCGCCGCCCTGCCCGGGCTGACCGAGCAGGACGGCGTCGACCTGGTGGCGGCCGCGACCTCGCTGGCCGGGACCTTCCACCAGATCGCCACCCCGGGCGCCGAGGTCGCCGAGCTCTACCGGTCCGACCCGCTGCTCTCGCACGCCCTGGTGGAGGTCGAGCCGCGGCTGGCCCGCATCCTCGCGGCGATGCTCCGCGGCATGCTGGGCCTGCGCGAGACGCCGGCCTAG
- a CDS encoding SDR family oxidoreductase has product MDIAGSVALVTGADRGIGRSFAAELLERGATVWATARRPETVDLPGVRVLPLDVTDPASVAAAAEAASDVSLLVNNAGISVQQNLVAGDVDRTRQEMEVHYFGTLHMIRAFAPVLAANGGGAIVTMLSALSYGHFDGANSYAAAKAAQWSLVDAARLELAAQGTLVTGTYVGSVDTDMMAGWDVPKVHPADVARAALDAVAAGETEALVDDDARGARAALAARLAVTGVR; this is encoded by the coding sequence ATGGACATCGCCGGATCCGTCGCACTCGTCACCGGGGCCGACCGCGGCATCGGCCGGAGCTTCGCCGCCGAGCTGCTGGAGCGCGGGGCGACCGTGTGGGCCACCGCCCGCCGCCCCGAGACGGTGGACCTGCCGGGCGTGCGGGTGCTGCCGCTCGACGTCACCGACCCGGCGTCGGTCGCCGCGGCGGCGGAGGCGGCGTCGGACGTGTCGCTGCTGGTCAACAACGCCGGGATCTCCGTCCAGCAGAACCTGGTCGCGGGCGACGTCGACCGGACGCGGCAGGAGATGGAGGTGCACTACTTCGGCACGCTGCACATGATCCGGGCGTTCGCGCCCGTGCTCGCCGCGAACGGCGGCGGCGCGATCGTCACCATGCTCTCGGCGCTCTCGTACGGGCACTTCGACGGCGCCAACTCCTACGCGGCCGCCAAGGCCGCGCAGTGGAGCCTGGTCGACGCCGCCCGGCTGGAGCTCGCAGCGCAGGGCACCCTGGTCACCGGCACGTACGTGGGCTCCGTGGACACCGACATGATGGCCGGCTGGGACGTGCCGAAGGTGCACCCGGCCGACGTCGCGCGGGCGGCCCTCGACGCCGTCGCCGCGGGGGAGACCGAGGCCCTGGTCGACGACGACGCCCGGGGTGCGCGCGCCGCGCTGGCCGCGCGGCTGGCGGTCACGGGAGTGCGCTAG
- a CDS encoding MerR family transcriptional regulator: MRIGEVATRTGVSVRALRYYEEQGLLDSERSPAGQRRYAQDAVDRVRLIQLLYAAGLNSKAVSGIMPCMETGMASADMLDLLAAERDKIDERMRELAETRDRLSHVIEQGHLTRR; this comes from the coding sequence ATGCGGATCGGCGAGGTCGCCACGCGCACGGGCGTGAGCGTGCGCGCGCTGCGGTACTACGAGGAACAGGGGCTGCTGGACTCGGAGCGCTCCCCCGCCGGCCAGCGCCGGTACGCGCAGGACGCCGTCGACCGCGTGCGGCTGATCCAGCTCCTGTACGCGGCGGGGCTGAACAGCAAGGCGGTCTCGGGGATCATGCCGTGCATGGAGACCGGCATGGCGTCGGCCGACATGCTCGACCTGCTGGCGGCCGAGCGGGACAAGATCGACGAGCGGATGCGCGAGCTCGCCGAGACGCGCGACCGGCTCAGCCACGTCATCGAGCAGGGACACCTGACGCGCCGCTGA
- a CDS encoding helix-turn-helix transcriptional regulator: protein MTTTAGRLLALLGLLQSRAEWSGPELATRLDVTDRTVRNDVARLRELGYPVDAVRGPGGRYRLGVGGKLPPLVLDDEEAVAIAVGLRAATAVVGIEESSARALGKLEQVLPDRLRRQVAALRDATEAGPVNTDSNVEDPAVDPALLTELAAAIRDHQGLRFWYREEPREVEPVRLVAWQRRWYLVGRDVGSGRWEPYRVDWLELRRPGGRRFTPVEPPFDLTEFVVREVARTGWAVHTRIVVHAPAHEVLERINPAVGTVEPRDEATCLLVTGGDSIETVAVWIGMLGLDFTVAGPPALLDHLGVLSRRYAGAVSGASGVPAR, encoded by the coding sequence CCGGAGCTCGCGACGCGCCTCGACGTCACGGACCGCACGGTGCGCAACGACGTCGCGCGCCTGCGCGAGCTGGGCTACCCGGTCGACGCCGTCCGCGGGCCGGGCGGGCGGTACCGGCTCGGTGTGGGCGGCAAGCTGCCCCCGCTGGTGCTCGACGACGAGGAGGCGGTCGCCATCGCGGTCGGGCTGCGGGCCGCGACCGCCGTGGTGGGCATCGAGGAGTCCAGCGCCCGCGCGCTCGGCAAGCTGGAGCAGGTGCTGCCCGACCGGCTGCGCCGTCAGGTCGCGGCGCTGCGGGACGCGACGGAGGCCGGGCCCGTGAACACGGACAGCAACGTCGAGGACCCCGCCGTCGACCCCGCGCTGCTCACCGAGCTGGCCGCCGCGATCCGGGACCACCAGGGGCTGCGGTTCTGGTACCGCGAGGAGCCGCGGGAGGTGGAGCCGGTCCGGCTCGTGGCGTGGCAGCGCCGCTGGTACCTCGTGGGGCGGGACGTCGGCTCGGGCCGCTGGGAGCCGTACCGCGTGGACTGGCTGGAGCTGCGCCGTCCGGGCGGACGCCGCTTCACGCCCGTGGAGCCGCCCTTCGACCTGACCGAGTTCGTGGTGCGCGAGGTGGCCCGCACGGGCTGGGCGGTGCACACCCGGATCGTCGTGCACGCCCCGGCGCACGAGGTGCTGGAGCGCATCAACCCGGCCGTCGGCACGGTCGAGCCGCGGGACGAGGCGACGTGCCTGCTGGTCACGGGCGGGGACAGCATCGAGACGGTGGCCGTGTGGATCGGCATGCTCGGGCTCGACTTCACGGTGGCGGGACCCCCGGCCCTGCTGGACCACCTCGGCGTGCTGTCCCGCCGGTACGCGGGGGCGGTCAGCGGCGCGTCAGGTGTCCCTGCTCGATGA